DNA from Geobacter sulfurreducens PCA:
ATGTCCAGGGTGAAAGGAAGGTAACACTTCGTGGAGGCCCGAACCCACTGGCGTTGAAAAGCCAGGGGATGAGGTGTGGATAGGAGTGAAAGGCTAATCAAACTCGGAGATAGCTGGTTCTCCCCGAAATATATTTAGGTATAGCCTCGTGAAGTAAGTAGTGGGGGTAGAGCACTGAATGGGCTAGGGGTCCTACCAGATTACCAAACCCAATCAAACTCCGAATACCACTAACTGTTATCACGGGAGTCAGACTGCGGGTGATAAGATCCGTAGTCAAAAGGGAAAGAGCCCAGATCGTCGGCTAAGGTCCCAAAATCCATGCTAAGTGGAAAACGATGTGGAAATGCCCAGACAACCAGGAGGTTGGCTTAGAAGCAGCCACCCTTTAAAGAAAGCGTAATAGCTCACTGGTCGAGTGGGTCTGCGCGGAAAATGTAACGGGGCTCAAGCATGGTACCGAAGCCACGGGTTGATACCTTAAGGTATCAGCGGTAGGGGAGCATTGTGTAAGCCTGCGAAGGTCGACCGCGAGGACGGCTGGAGGTATCACAAGAGATTATGCTGACATGAGTAGCGAAAATGCGGGTGAGAAACCCGCACACCGAAAACCCAAGGGTTCCTCAGTAAAGGTAATCTGCTGAGGGTTAGTCGGTCCCTAAGGCGAGGCCGAAAGGCGTAGTTGATGGGAAACAGGTTAATATTCCTGTACCACTTGTCGCTGCGATGGGGGGACGGAGAAGGGTAGGCGATCCGGGTGCTGGACGTCCCGGTTCAAGCGTGTAGGCGGGAAGAGGAGGCAAATCCCTTCTTCCATACAACGCCAAGGCGTGATGACGAGGGGGTATCCCCACAAAGTCGTTGATCCCATGCTTCCAAGAAAAGCCTCTAAGCTTCAGGCGGCAGGTGACCGTACCGTAAACCGACTCAGGTGGGTGAGGATTAATGTCCTAAGGTGCTTGAGAGAACACTGGTTAAGGAACTCGGCAAATTGACACCGTAACTTCGGGAGAAGGTGTGCCCTCACTAGGTGTAGCGATTCGCACGTGAAGCCGAAGAGGGTCGCAGAGAAATGGCGGTAGCGACTGTTTACTAAAAACACAGGACTCTGCTAAGTCGCAAGACGATGTATAGGGTCTGACGCCTGCCCGGTGCCGGAAGGTTAAGGGGATTTGTTAGCGCAAGCGAAGCTTTGAACCGAAGCCCCGGTAAACGGCGGCCGTAACTATAACGGTCCTAAGGTAGCGAAATTCCTTGTCGGGTAAGTTCCGACCTGCACGAATGGCGTAACGATTTCCGCGCTGTCTCAACCAGTGGCTCAGCGAAATTGAATTCTCGGTGAAGATGCCGAGTACCCGCGGCAAGACGGAAAGACCCCGTGAACCTTTACTACAGCTTGACAGTGACATTCGGAATAGCTTGTGTAGGATAGGTGGGAGGCTGTGAAACCGGGACGCCAGTTTCGGTGGAGCCAACCTTGAAATACCACCCTGGTTGTTTTGGATGTCTAACCCAGGCCCGTCATCCGGGTCGGGGACACTGTCTGGTGGGTAGTTTGACTGGGGCGGTCGCCTCCCAAAGCGTAACGGAGGCGCGCGAAGGTTCCCTCAGGCTGATTGGAAACCAGCCGTAGAGTGCAAAGGCATAAGGGAGCTTGACTGCGAGACAGACACGTCGAGCAGGTACGAAAGTAGGCCTTAGTGATCCGGCGGTTCTGTATGGAAGGGCCGTCGCTCAACGGATAAAAGGTACTCCGGGGATAACAGGCTGATCTCCCCCAAGAGTTCACATCGACGGGGAGGTTTGGCACCTCGATGTCGGCTCATCGCATCCTGGGGCTGAAGTCGGTCCCAAGGGTTTGGCTGTTCGCCAATTAAAGCGGTACGCGAGCTGGGTTTAAAACGTCGTGAGACAGTTTGGTCCCTATCTGCCGTGGGCGCAGGATACTTGAGAAGAGCTGTCCTTAGTACGAGAGGACCGGGATGGACGTACCTCTAGTGTTCCAGTTGTTCCGCCAGGAGCATTCGCTGGGTAGCTATGTACGGAAAGGATAACCGCTGAAAGCATCTAAGCGGGAAGCCTCCTTCAAGATTAGGTATCCCCGGGACGCGAGTCCCCTGAAGGCCCGTTGTAGACCACAACGTTGATAGGCCGGGTGTGTAAGCAGGGTAACCTGCTCAGCTGACCGGTACTAATCGGCCGTGAGGCTTGACCATAATTTACTTCCGAGCTTTATTCATACGGGGGTGCTAACACCACCCCCACCATCTACCCTTCACAATCTCGATCAATGCAATTGACTTAGATACATTTATACCGTTTCTCGGTGGCTATGCCGAGGGGGTCACACCCGTTCCCATCTCGAACACGGAAGTTAAGCCCCTCTGGGCCGATGATACTGCACGGGCAGCTGTGTGGGAAAGTAGGTCGCCGCCGGGATTTTTTCCAAACCCCCTGCTCCCTTCCGGAGCAGGGGGTTTCTTACATTCGACCCACCGCTACTGTCCACATGCTCCGCAGCCCCTCCGCCGGCCTACCGCTACCTCCCGAAATCGCAGCGCTAAACTGTCGTACGTCAGCATGCGTCCCGTCAGCAACTCCCCTACTCCCATCACGTGCTTCAATGCCTCCGTCGCCTGCAACGACCCTATCACTCCCGGTAATACTCCCATTACACCTGCTCGCGAACAACTGGTTGCTATCTCCGACGAAGGCTCTTCCTCAAAGAGGCATCGATAGCATGCCGACCGGTGGGGATGCACTGTCATGGTCTGCCCTGCGTAGCGCAAGATACCCCCATGCGAAAATGATTTGCCCGCACGGACGCACGCGTCGTTGATCAAGAACTTTGAGGCAAAATTGTCGGTGGCATCGATTACGAAGTCATAGTCGGCGAGTATGGTCGGAAGGATAGCATCGTCTACTCTCACCGGGTATGTTCGGACTTGGACGTCGGGGTTCAGTTCGCACATCGCTTCACGTGCCGATTCGACTTTGAGGCGGCCGATGCCGGCAGTGGAATGGATAATCTGGCGTTGAAGATTTGAGAGTTCGATTCGATCCGAGTCGGCGATGCCGATGGTTCCAACACCGGCGGCTGCCAGGTAAAAAGCTGCCGGTGAGCCGAGACCGCCGGCGCCGATTACGAGTACTTTACCGTTAAGGAGCTTTTCTTGTCCTTCCGGGCCTACTCCCTCAAGAATGAGGTGGCGAGCATATCGCTCTTGTTGATCACTTGTAAGCATGCGGTTCCCTCGGGTGTAATGTAAAAAGGCCCCACCCGTTCAGGAGTGGGGCCGTGAGTGTGACGAAATGGTCAGACCGGTCGCGTCTCTGCAATAATGGGGATAAGATATGATTTAATTTTACGGAGAGCAGCCTCTTCAATTTGGCGCACACGTTCGCGGGAGATCGAGAATCGATCGGCGATCTCCTGAAGGGTGAGCGGAGTATCGGCTGTCACGCGCTGCTCGACGATAAAACGCTCCTTCTCGTTAAGTTTGCCGAGAGCACCGGCGATATGCTGCTTGAGCAACTCGGACTCTTGGAGTTCTGCCAGAGTGTCCTCTTGGTTTTGCCGCTCGTCAGCCAGTGTTTCCAGGATGGTGAGTCCGTCGCCATTCTTGATTTCTGCGTCGAGGTAGAAGTCACCGCGCATCCGCTGGTCCATTTCGAGGACCTCGGACTCTTTCACGTGGAGCGAGGTCGCTGTTGCTTCGATGTCGTCGGTGCCCGTGAGCCCTTTGATCGCGTTTTTTGCTTGATTCAGCTTGAAGAACAGCTTCTTCTGCGCCTGGGTGGTGCCTATCTTCAGGAGGCTCCATGCCGATATGATATGGTTTTGTATATATGCGCGGATCCACCAGACCGCATAGGAGATAAGACGTATCCCTTTGTAGGGATTAAATTTACGTACTGCCATCATCAGACCGACGTTGCCTTCCTGAATGAGATCGAGCATTTTCAGTCCATAGGAACGATACTCGGCTGCGATCTTGACAACGAATCTAAGATTCGAAGTGATGAGAGAGTGGGCCGCTTCCAGGTCCTTGTCCTCGTAAAATTTAACAGCAAACCGGTATTCCTCCTCAGGAGTGAGGACGGGAAATTTTCTGATTTCTCTCAGGTAGACGGTAAGGCTATCCGCTACAACAGGTAAGCTCATCGACATATGCGCGCCTCCCACCGTGATGTTATTAGCACTCGGTACGTCTGAGTGCTAATAATGTAACAAGTAGGGTGTTAAAAATCAAGCGGGTAGGTAGCCCATTTCTTCCTTGATAGATGAAAGCCCTGTTGGCGTATGATGGGGCACAGGGTGCCTCCGGCAGACACACCGAGAGCGATCTGCCTCATGGCTGGCAGCGCAAAACATCTTGCCGCGTCTGGGATGCTGTGATAAACCGATTTATATAAACTGAGCCGACGCTTGGCGCTGGCTAACGGAGGTCCTGAAGATGGAAATCAGAGTTGCACCACTTCCCGCTGAGCAGAAGAAGCACAAGGCCACTGACGAAACAGCTCTAGGCTTTGGTCGTCTTTTTACCGACCGGATGCTTGTTGCCGAATGGAAAGTCGGGCAGGGCTGGGTCGATGCGCGAATTGAGCCCTATGCTCCGTTTTCGCTGGATCCTGCCTGTGCGGTATTTCACTATGCCCAGGAGATTTTTGAAGGACTCAAGGCGTATAA
Protein-coding regions in this window:
- the rpoH gene encoding RNA polymerase sigma factor RpoH, whose protein sequence is MSMSLPVVADSLTVYLREIRKFPVLTPEEEYRFAVKFYEDKDLEAAHSLITSNLRFVVKIAAEYRSYGLKMLDLIQEGNVGLMMAVRKFNPYKGIRLISYAVWWIRAYIQNHIISAWSLLKIGTTQAQKKLFFKLNQAKNAIKGLTGTDDIEATATSLHVKESEVLEMDQRMRGDFYLDAEIKNGDGLTILETLADERQNQEDTLAELQESELLKQHIAGALGKLNEKERFIVEQRVTADTPLTLQEIADRFSISRERVRQIEEAALRKIKSYLIPIIAETRPV
- a CDS encoding HesA/MoeB/ThiF family protein; protein product: MLTSDQQERYARHLILEGVGPEGQEKLLNGKVLVIGAGGLGSPAAFYLAAAGVGTIGIADSDRIELSNLQRQIIHSTAGIGRLKVESAREAMCELNPDVQVRTYPVRVDDAILPTILADYDFVIDATDNFASKFLINDACVRAGKSFSHGGILRYAGQTMTVHPHRSACYRCLFEEEPSSEIATSCSRAGVMGVLPGVIGSLQATEALKHVMGVGELLTGRMLTYDSLALRFREVAVGRRRGCGACGQ